A DNA window from Natronogracilivirga saccharolytica contains the following coding sequences:
- a CDS encoding DsrE family protein, which yields MHFVQADRSPGDLLNNLTAQGVQVEVCGIYLPNREADEDDLAEGIGMAAPPEVAEYMRQEHVRYFTF from the coding sequence TTGCATTTTGTACAAGCCGACCGTTCACCCGGAGACCTTCTCAATAATCTGACAGCACAGGGAGTGCAGGTCGAAGTTTGTGGTATCTATCTTCCTAACCGTGAAGCTGATGAGGATGATCTGGCTGAAGGTATCGGCATGGCGGCACCACCCGAGGTTGCAGAATACATGAGGCAAGAGCACGTGCGCTACTTTACATTCTGA
- a CDS encoding NAD(P)(+) transhydrogenase (Re/Si-specific) subunit beta, whose translation MSNLLPDYMQTWVPDLIQLAYLIASVLFILGLKRLSSPDTARTGNQMAATGMLIGVVVTLLDQQILTFEYIIAGVIIGAVAGTFIARTVPMTDMPEMVAMFNGFGGIASALVASGEYFRFSDADPGMQAVITVSLSVLIGSVTFTGSLMAYGKLSGLINGNATRFAGQRWINLGILTIIIVAAGFFAAGVDPVTAFAVLAGLSLLLGILFVLPIGGADMPVVISLLNSLSGLAASATGFVLDNNLLIISGTLVGAAGLILTMIMCKGMNRTLTDVLFGAFGGSMEAGSETDGDKTIRKVQADDVAVMTAYSKRVIIVPGYGLAVAQAQHAIREAAEHLEKKGVDVRYAIHPVAGRMPGHMNVLLAEANVPYPQLYDMEEINDEFSNTDVVLVLGANDVVNPAANNNPASPIYGMPVLNVEKAKSVVVFKRSMNPGYAGIQNDLFFNENSYMFFGDAKSSVTDLIAALKEL comes from the coding sequence ATGAGCAATTTACTGCCGGATTACATGCAGACATGGGTGCCTGACCTGATTCAGCTGGCGTATCTTATTGCTTCTGTGCTGTTTATCCTGGGACTGAAGCGCCTCAGCTCACCCGACACGGCCCGCACAGGCAATCAGATGGCTGCAACCGGAATGCTGATCGGCGTGGTTGTGACCCTGCTTGATCAGCAAATCCTCACATTTGAATACATCATAGCCGGAGTGATCATCGGAGCGGTGGCCGGGACTTTTATTGCCCGCACGGTACCGATGACCGATATGCCGGAGATGGTGGCCATGTTCAACGGATTCGGCGGAATCGCATCCGCACTGGTTGCCAGCGGCGAATACTTCCGGTTCAGCGATGCGGATCCGGGAATGCAGGCTGTGATAACCGTATCCCTCAGTGTACTGATCGGCTCGGTCACCTTTACCGGAAGCCTGATGGCCTATGGAAAACTGAGCGGACTCATCAACGGAAATGCCACAAGGTTTGCCGGGCAGAGGTGGATAAATCTGGGCATCCTCACAATTATTATTGTTGCTGCCGGATTCTTTGCTGCCGGTGTTGATCCCGTTACGGCCTTTGCCGTTCTGGCCGGACTTTCCCTGCTGCTGGGTATCCTTTTTGTGCTGCCGATCGGCGGAGCTGACATGCCGGTGGTGATATCCCTCCTCAACTCACTGTCCGGACTTGCCGCATCGGCTACCGGATTTGTGCTCGACAACAACCTGCTGATCATCAGCGGGACGCTTGTCGGTGCCGCCGGACTCATTCTGACCATGATCATGTGTAAAGGCATGAACCGGACACTGACTGATGTTCTGTTCGGAGCATTCGGAGGCTCCATGGAGGCCGGAAGCGAAACCGATGGTGATAAAACCATACGGAAAGTGCAGGCCGATGATGTTGCCGTGATGACGGCCTATTCCAAACGGGTGATTATCGTGCCCGGCTATGGCCTGGCTGTCGCCCAGGCGCAGCACGCCATCCGTGAGGCCGCCGAGCATCTGGAGAAAAAGGGCGTGGATGTCCGCTATGCGATTCATCCGGTTGCCGGACGCATGCCCGGCCATATGAATGTCCTTCTGGCGGAAGCGAATGTCCCCTATCCCCAGCTTTATGACATGGAAGAAATCAACGACGAATTTTCCAATACCGATGTGGTGCTGGTGCTTGGCGCCAATGATGTGGTGAATCCGGCTGCCAATAACAATCCCGCAAGTCCTATCTACGGCATGCCCGTTTTGAATGTGGAAAAGGCAAAAAGCGTGGTCGTGTTCAAGCGGAGTATGAATCCGGGATATGCCGGTATTCAAAACGATCTGTTTTTCAATGAAAACAGCTACATGTTTTTCGGAGATGCCAAAAGTTCTGTCACCGATTTGATCGCGGCGCTCAAAGAGCTTTAG
- a CDS encoding NAD(P) transhydrogenase subunit alpha yields the protein METLIFNLFIFILACFVGFEVISKVPTTLHTPLMSGANAISGITVVGALVIAGSSDSALSTWLGFAALVFATINVVGGFMVTDRMLGMFRKKEGDQ from the coding sequence ATGGAAACACTCATATTCAACCTGTTTATATTCATCCTCGCCTGCTTTGTCGGATTTGAGGTCATATCCAAAGTTCCCACGACACTGCATACCCCGCTGATGTCCGGCGCCAATGCCATTTCCGGCATCACCGTTGTGGGCGCCCTGGTAATCGCGGGCTCCTCTGATTCGGCGCTGAGCACCTGGCTCGGTTTTGCAGCCCTTGTTTTTGCTACCATCAACGTTGTTGGGGGATTCATGGTGACTGACCGGATGCTCGGAATGTTCAGAAAAAAGGAGGGTGACCAATGA
- a CDS encoding Re/Si-specific NAD(P)(+) transhydrogenase subunit alpha: MLLGILRENRAGETRVALSPDGVSAAKKLGLEVGIEAGAGSRSFFSDESYQVQGARIFHDRSELLADADIAVQVNPPDEDVITQLKADTVWISFMSPGENQDRIRSMESANVTVMSMESIPRISRAQSMDALSSMASIAGYKAVLVAASALGKYMPMMMTAAGTIPPAKVLVLGAGVAGLQAIATARRLGAAVEAFDVRSAVKEQVESLGAAFVEVEMDEDAEGEGGYAKELDQSSREKQQELIHKHAAKSDIVITTALVPGKKAPVLVTEPMVRDMMPGSVILDMAAGQGGNCELSRPDEEIEQHQVTIFGPTNLPASMPVNASRLYGKNILALLGHLIKDGKMTFDFEDQITRDTILTHNGKGGR; the protein is encoded by the coding sequence ATGTTATTAGGTATACTACGGGAAAACAGAGCCGGAGAAACCCGCGTTGCGCTGTCACCGGATGGCGTTTCTGCGGCAAAAAAGCTGGGGCTTGAGGTCGGAATCGAAGCCGGCGCAGGAAGCCGCTCATTCTTCAGTGATGAATCCTATCAAGTACAGGGTGCCCGAATTTTCCACGACCGCTCAGAACTTTTGGCCGATGCCGATATCGCGGTGCAGGTCAATCCGCCCGATGAAGATGTTATAACGCAGCTGAAAGCAGACACTGTATGGATCAGCTTCATGAGTCCGGGTGAAAACCAGGACCGGATCCGCAGCATGGAATCGGCCAATGTCACGGTGATGTCCATGGAGTCCATCCCGCGAATTTCGCGTGCTCAGAGCATGGATGCGCTCTCATCGATGGCATCCATTGCCGGCTACAAGGCGGTGCTGGTTGCTGCATCCGCCCTGGGTAAATACATGCCGATGATGATGACCGCCGCCGGCACCATCCCGCCTGCAAAAGTGCTTGTGCTCGGGGCTGGTGTTGCCGGTCTGCAGGCCATTGCAACAGCCAGAAGGCTTGGTGCGGCCGTGGAAGCTTTTGATGTGCGTTCTGCCGTCAAAGAACAGGTTGAAAGCCTTGGAGCTGCGTTTGTTGAAGTGGAGATGGACGAAGATGCCGAAGGGGAAGGCGGGTATGCGAAGGAACTGGATCAATCCAGCCGGGAAAAACAGCAGGAGCTGATCCACAAACATGCCGCGAAGTCGGATATTGTCATCACCACCGCCCTGGTGCCGGGAAAAAAAGCGCCGGTTCTTGTAACCGAGCCCATGGTCAGGGATATGATGCCGGGATCAGTGATTCTCGATATGGCCGCCGGCCAGGGTGGCAACTGCGAGCTCAGCAGGCCTGACGAGGAGATTGAACAGCATCAGGTTACGATTTTCGGTCCGACCAACCTCCCGGCAAGCATGCCGGTGAATGCAAGCCGGCTGTACGGGAAAAATATCCTGGCGCTGCTGGGACACCTTATTAAAGACGGCAAAATGACATTTGATTTTGAAGATCAGATCACCAGAGACACCATACTCACCCATAACGGAAAGGGGGGCAGGTGA
- a CDS encoding TonB-dependent receptor, with protein MVRIILLSFILAAILLLTIVPESRSESNTQTAQSTQATQTSQTAQTTQSQPITQTIKGTVYDIQTREPLIGATVVIRDSQPLRGASTDAGGSFRIPGVPLGRHTLQVNYIGYEPVIIPEVMATSGREVVVDVGLRESIADMGEVIITPKIRKNKPLNAMATVSSRSFSVEEARRYAGGMDDPARLVSAFAGVAVGNVQDNAIIVRGNSPKGISWRVEGVEIPTPHHLPGGNVAGGGVVTIFSSHMLDNSDFHTSAFPAEYGNALAGVFDMNLRTGNSTVHQHTFQAGTLGLDIASEGPIVPGSNASYLFNYRYSTLGLLTDLNVIPTDQEFRYQDLSFKFNLPTRNAGTFSLWGLGGIDRMAQPLETNPLMWENDWDRVSFDWDIQMGAAGLSHRLLTGNRTYVSTTLAATGTRNSMVTIRQDDDLVPHDDLNAVDNSGKLSLGSYISHTFSPRVSTKTGLTVKRLQYNLAMSSTIDSDPSTYRNVIDETGSSHEVEFYSQWRWDLAQNLVLNAGVNSGYFALNEAFWVDPRIALRYDLHDSHSLSLGYGRHSQREELKIYMIRAEASRAAALPNRDLRLSGAHHFVLAWDWQISDNMRMKVEPYAQFLFDAPGIADSSFSMINFKQDWFFSDILENNSIGRNVGLDVTFERFLHNGYYFLVTGSVFSSRYKGGDGVWRNTRFNKGYVANALVGREFALRDGRRILGVNTRFNVAGGERVSPILQEKSRERELVFFDETRAFSNQLPSLVYADLSLTWRLNRPGYSSIWAVQVKNALGRAMPEGYNYSYRTQSVVLDKSVVVVPGISYTIEF; from the coding sequence ATGGTACGAATCATCCTTCTCAGCTTCATTCTGGCGGCAATTTTGCTGCTCACCATCGTCCCGGAATCCCGGTCTGAGTCAAACACCCAAACCGCGCAGAGTACCCAAGCCACTCAGACTAGTCAAACCGCACAGACCACACAATCCCAACCGATCACCCAAACCATCAAGGGCACCGTCTATGACATCCAGACGCGCGAGCCGCTGATCGGTGCCACGGTGGTCATACGCGACAGCCAGCCTCTTAGGGGCGCATCGACCGATGCCGGGGGCAGCTTCCGCATACCCGGAGTGCCGCTGGGCCGGCACACGCTCCAGGTGAATTACATCGGCTACGAACCGGTGATCATCCCCGAGGTGATGGCCACATCCGGAAGGGAGGTCGTGGTGGATGTCGGCCTGCGTGAATCTATCGCCGATATGGGCGAGGTAATCATCACCCCGAAAATCCGGAAGAACAAGCCGCTGAACGCCATGGCCACGGTGAGTTCGCGGTCGTTCAGCGTGGAGGAAGCGCGGCGGTATGCGGGCGGCATGGACGATCCGGCCCGGCTGGTATCTGCGTTCGCCGGCGTTGCGGTCGGCAACGTCCAGGACAATGCCATCATCGTGCGGGGCAACAGCCCGAAGGGCATCTCATGGCGGGTGGAAGGGGTGGAAATCCCCACTCCGCACCATCTTCCGGGTGGCAACGTGGCCGGCGGAGGCGTGGTGACCATTTTCAGCAGCCACATGCTGGACAATTCCGATTTCCATACCAGCGCCTTCCCTGCCGAGTACGGCAATGCGCTGGCCGGGGTCTTCGACATGAACCTGCGCACCGGCAACAGCACGGTCCATCAGCACACCTTCCAGGCCGGGACTCTGGGACTGGATATCGCATCCGAAGGGCCTATTGTGCCGGGTTCGAACGCATCCTACCTGTTCAACTACCGGTACTCGACACTGGGACTGCTCACCGACCTGAATGTGATCCCGACAGATCAGGAGTTCCGGTATCAGGACCTCTCCTTCAAGTTCAACCTGCCCACGCGCAATGCCGGCACGTTTTCCCTTTGGGGACTCGGCGGCATCGACCGGATGGCCCAGCCGCTCGAGACCAATCCGTTGATGTGGGAGAACGACTGGGACCGGGTTTCGTTTGACTGGGACATCCAGATGGGAGCGGCCGGACTTTCGCACCGCCTGCTTACCGGCAATAGGACATATGTCAGCACCACGCTGGCCGCAACGGGTACCCGAAACAGCATGGTGACGATCCGGCAGGATGATGACCTGGTTCCCCACGACGACCTGAATGCGGTCGACAACTCTGGCAAGCTGAGCCTCGGATCTTATATCAGCCACACGTTCAGTCCGAGGGTTTCCACAAAGACCGGTTTAACCGTCAAAAGACTGCAGTACAACCTTGCCATGAGCAGCACCATCGACAGCGATCCGTCGACCTACCGGAATGTGATCGATGAAACCGGAAGCAGCCACGAGGTGGAGTTTTATTCGCAGTGGCGATGGGACCTGGCGCAGAACCTGGTGCTGAATGCCGGGGTGAACAGCGGGTACTTTGCGCTAAATGAGGCCTTCTGGGTGGACCCGAGGATTGCGCTGCGCTATGATCTCCATGACAGCCACTCCCTGAGCCTGGGCTACGGCAGGCACAGTCAGCGGGAGGAGCTTAAGATTTACATGATCCGGGCTGAAGCGAGCAGGGCCGCTGCGCTCCCGAACAGGGACCTGCGACTCTCCGGTGCACACCATTTTGTGCTGGCCTGGGATTGGCAGATCAGCGACAACATGCGGATGAAGGTTGAGCCCTATGCCCAGTTCCTTTTTGATGCACCCGGCATCGCGGACAGCTCCTTCTCCATGATCAACTTCAAGCAGGACTGGTTTTTCAGTGATATCCTGGAGAACAATAGCATTGGCCGGAATGTAGGGCTGGATGTGACCTTCGAGCGGTTCCTGCACAACGGATACTACTTCCTCGTCACCGGATCGGTTTTTTCGTCGCGATACAAAGGCGGCGACGGGGTATGGCGTAACACCCGCTTCAACAAGGGTTACGTCGCCAACGCACTGGTTGGAAGGGAGTTTGCCCTCCGTGACGGCCGCAGGATCCTCGGCGTGAACACCCGGTTTAATGTTGCGGGCGGGGAGCGGGTCAGTCCTATACTGCAGGAGAAATCCCGGGAACGCGAGCTGGTCTTCTTCGATGAAACCCGTGCCTTCAGCAATCAGCTGCCTTCGTTGGTGTACGCCGATTTGTCATTGACATGGCGCCTTAACCGTCCGGGATACTCAAGCATCTGGGCCGTGCAGGTCAAAAATGCACTCGGCAGGGCCATGCCGGAAGGATACAACTACAGCTACAGAACCCAAAGCGTGGTGCTGGACAAAAGCGTGGTTGTGGTCCCGGGTATCAGTTACACAATTGAATTTTAG
- a CDS encoding AraC family transcriptional regulator has translation MNTVFTIGIFLCFFLQFLLLSKKQASISDRILGVWMFFIGLHLFSYYLYYLGYWDRYPHLSGIHHPFPLLHGPFLYLYVLFSLKSDQRLRWRDYLHFSPALLFYVYMIPFLFFYSAEEKLMVNHGEVDDYAGFIVFSLFAFFASGLGYAIASYRMLSRHEHLTSQNFAYSESIDMGWLKYFIWGIGMIFLVTAVVILFEWSMGVNFGFNTDLVLYVPLVGFILFLGYSGIRQKNIFADGTSQIPQIVEPKLPGEYVRSGLKTELAQQYHQKLLDYMSANKPYLEPKLSLGHLARELDISANHLSQIINQYEEKNFFDFVNTYRVNEFKQRVADPANSSYSILAIALDSGFNSKSSFNQVFKKVSGKTPSQHISGA, from the coding sequence ATGAACACCGTCTTCACCATAGGGATCTTCCTCTGCTTCTTCCTGCAATTCCTGCTGCTGTCGAAAAAGCAGGCGTCTATATCCGACCGGATCCTGGGCGTGTGGATGTTTTTCATCGGCCTGCATCTGTTCAGCTATTACCTCTACTATCTGGGATACTGGGACAGATATCCGCATCTGTCCGGCATCCACCACCCTTTCCCTCTGCTGCATGGCCCGTTTCTGTACCTTTATGTGCTTTTCTCGCTCAAAAGCGACCAGCGATTGCGCTGGAGGGACTACCTCCACTTCAGCCCTGCACTGCTTTTCTATGTCTACATGATCCCGTTCCTGTTTTTCTACTCCGCAGAAGAGAAGCTCATGGTAAACCACGGGGAGGTAGATGATTACGCCGGTTTCATCGTCTTTTCGCTGTTCGCATTCTTTGCCTCCGGCCTCGGCTACGCCATCGCATCCTACCGGATGCTCAGCAGGCACGAACACCTGACCAGCCAGAATTTCGCGTACAGCGAATCGATCGACATGGGATGGCTCAAGTATTTCATCTGGGGCATCGGCATGATCTTTCTGGTAACCGCGGTCGTGATCCTGTTCGAGTGGAGCATGGGAGTGAATTTCGGGTTCAACACCGACCTGGTTCTGTACGTGCCCCTCGTCGGCTTCATCCTGTTTCTGGGATACTCGGGCATCAGACAAAAAAACATTTTCGCCGATGGAACCAGCCAGATCCCGCAGATCGTGGAGCCGAAATTACCAGGGGAGTATGTCAGGTCGGGACTGAAAACGGAGCTCGCGCAGCAGTACCATCAGAAACTGCTCGACTACATGAGCGCGAACAAACCCTACCTCGAGCCGAAACTTTCCCTCGGCCACCTGGCCCGCGAACTGGACATTTCCGCCAACCACCTGTCGCAGATCATCAACCAGTACGAGGAGAAAAACTTCTTCGATTTTGTGAACACCTACCGTGTGAATGAATTCAAGCAGCGGGTCGCCGATCCGGCCAACAGCAGCTACAGCATCCTGGCCATCGCGCTGGATTCCGGATTCAACTCCAAATCCTCTTTCAACCAGGTGTTCAAAAAGGTCTCGGGCAAAACTCCGTCGCAGCATATTTCCGGAGCGTAA
- a CDS encoding PIN domain-containing protein yields MVDVFLDTDVAFDLISKREPFFTDALPLLQMAGRQQVQLQISEACLATLMYLSFDIYKLENAGGRLLHFVEACEVFSGGKSVFIQAIESEFTDKEDALQYYIALRHHSDYFLTRNTDDYKYALQRLPVFSPSGFIRIADF; encoded by the coding sequence ATGGTTGATGTTTTTTTGGATACGGATGTTGCTTTTGACCTCATTTCCAAACGGGAGCCTTTTTTCACTGATGCGCTTCCGCTGCTGCAAATGGCTGGCCGGCAGCAAGTCCAGCTCCAGATATCAGAAGCGTGCCTGGCCACTCTTATGTACCTTAGCTTCGACATCTACAAGCTTGAAAATGCCGGGGGAAGATTACTTCATTTCGTAGAAGCCTGTGAAGTGTTCAGCGGAGGGAAATCTGTTTTCATACAGGCCATAGAATCGGAATTCACGGACAAGGAGGATGCCCTGCAATATTACATAGCGTTGCGCCACCACAGCGATTATTTTCTCACCAGAAACACGGACGATTATAAATATGCTTTGCAACGGCTTCCGGTCTTTTCACCGTCCGGTTTTATACGCATTGCTGATTTTTGA
- a CDS encoding DUF6364 family protein yields MKQKLTLTVESDVVRRAKKMARKKGISVSQMFEEAFQTYDVNPIETETQKAARRLLSLLEEAEAVQPLDDKELLKRHIERKYG; encoded by the coding sequence ATGAAACAAAAGTTAACTCTGACTGTTGAATCTGATGTGGTGAGACGAGCTAAAAAAATGGCTCGCAAGAAGGGTATTTCTGTATCGCAAATGTTTGAGGAGGCATTCCAAACGTATGACGTGAATCCCATCGAGACAGAAACCCAAAAAGCAGCCAGGCGACTGCTGTCCCTTTTGGAAGAAGCTGAGGCAGTGCAGCCACTTGACGATAAAGAACTGCTTAAACGTCATATTGAGCGCAAATATGGTTGA
- a CDS encoding type II toxin-antitoxin system VapC family toxin, with protein sequence MAERVLFDVNVLLDVLESRQPHISGSGPALQLAASGRIKGFVAASSVDTLAFMIRRNATSAHTNAVLEDLLEILEVAPVTGDIIRAALKARWNGTEDTIIYHAALEAGCTRIVTRNVRDFRTGAGDIEVIPPEKLRG encoded by the coding sequence ATGGCTGAGCGGGTCTTGTTCGATGTGAATGTCCTCCTTGATGTGCTGGAAAGCCGGCAACCACACATCTCGGGATCAGGCCCTGCCCTGCAACTCGCGGCTTCGGGTCGCATCAAGGGGTTCGTTGCGGCATCCTCGGTCGATACGCTTGCATTTATGATCCGGCGAAATGCGACATCCGCACACACGAACGCCGTACTGGAGGATCTGCTGGAAATCCTGGAGGTGGCGCCGGTTACAGGCGACATCATTCGCGCCGCACTCAAAGCCCGCTGGAACGGCACGGAGGACACTATTATTTACCATGCTGCGCTGGAGGCGGGATGCACCCGGATCGTGACCCGAAATGTGCGTGATTTCCGCACCGGTGCGGGTGATATCGAAGTAATTCCACCGGAAAAATTACGGGGATAA
- a CDS encoding DUF6364 family protein, with the protein MKKKLTLVIDDEVIERAKRHARAQNTSVSDMVESYLAEQTREEAWSPPAGSVLVRLTGAVTPDATAASDDERLERALREKYG; encoded by the coding sequence ATGAAGAAAAAACTGACACTGGTGATCGATGACGAGGTAATTGAACGCGCCAAGCGTCATGCCCGCGCACAAAACACATCCGTCTCGGATATGGTTGAAAGCTATCTTGCAGAGCAGACGCGGGAGGAGGCTTGGAGTCCGCCGGCCGGATCGGTGCTGGTCCGGCTCACCGGTGCGGTAACACCCGACGCCACCGCGGCAAGCGATGACGAGCGGCTTGAGCGGGCTTTGCGGGAGAAATATGGCTGA
- a CDS encoding DUF6364 family protein, which yields MANKNKKLTLYVDEEVIRQAKEHARRSGTSVSDMVEKYLSEKTGIANRDEMTDDSIPAEFAEFYGVVRVPDDFNEKKTLRDHRLDRHR from the coding sequence ATGGCGAATAAAAACAAGAAATTGACACTGTACGTGGATGAGGAGGTAATCCGGCAGGCCAAGGAGCATGCGCGGAGAAGCGGAACTTCCGTGTCGGACATGGTTGAGAAGTATCTTTCCGAAAAAACAGGAATCGCTAATCGGGACGAGATGACGGATGATTCCATACCGGCTGAATTCGCCGAATTTTACGGGGTTGTGCGCGTTCCGGACGACTTCAATGAAAAGAAAACACTGCGGGATCATCGGCTTGATCGCCACCGGTAA
- a CDS encoding type II toxin-antitoxin system VapC family toxin: MKNLFVDTNILIDILARREPYHREAIRLFEQADNKLVRLYTTATSVTTAWYMLVKYGDARVARNAITGLLNHVNIIPISQRAVEMALRSDFRDLEDGVQHFAALESGNMDAIITRNLRDYRHSLIRVCTAGDYLEF, translated from the coding sequence ATGAAAAATCTGTTTGTGGACACCAACATTCTGATCGATATCCTGGCCCGTCGCGAACCATATCACCGGGAGGCGATCAGGTTGTTTGAGCAAGCCGATAATAAGCTGGTCCGTTTGTACACTACCGCCACAAGCGTGACCACAGCTTGGTACATGCTTGTCAAATACGGTGACGCCAGGGTCGCACGAAATGCCATTACAGGCTTGTTGAACCATGTGAATATCATCCCGATCTCGCAACGTGCCGTCGAGATGGCCTTACGGTCGGATTTCAGGGATCTGGAGGACGGAGTGCAGCATTTTGCCGCTCTTGAATCCGGTAACATGGATGCGATCATCACGCGGAATCTGCGTGATTACCGGCATTCGCTGATCCGCGTGTGCACAGCCGGGGACTACCTGGAGTTCTGA
- a CDS encoding ATP-binding protein: MVRRSIQDHINKFLFKGKVIILYGARRTGKTTLSKTILSEFGDEGRYINCEVLQYRQALDTTNTALLNDFLGDYRIIVLDEAQSLPNIGLILKVLADTRPDLQIIATGSSSFDMAQSVSEPLTGRSRTFILYPFSLTEISQETHPVDWGARLKNILRFGMYPEVYGQSEEMAIEELRDIATNYLYKDVLQFNQLKRSDLLFKLLQALAFQTGHEVSYGELAKLLGENHHTVRNYIELLEKSFVIFRLSSFSRNLRKELSKSFKVYFNDNGIRNSLINNFNPLELRDDTGALWENFCVTERMKLLHNQRRFPNRFFWRTYDRKEIDYIEEAGGKLAAVEFKWNPAAKVKKPSEFLKTYPNSSFQVIHRDNYRDFLL; this comes from the coding sequence ATGGTTCGACGAAGCATTCAGGATCATATCAATAAATTTCTGTTCAAAGGCAAGGTCATCATTTTGTACGGGGCGCGCAGAACCGGTAAAACCACCCTCTCAAAAACCATCCTCTCTGAATTCGGCGATGAAGGTCGTTACATCAATTGCGAAGTCCTTCAATACAGACAGGCACTCGATACCACCAACACGGCCTTGCTGAATGACTTTTTGGGAGATTACCGGATCATTGTACTGGATGAAGCTCAGAGTTTACCCAATATCGGCCTTATCCTGAAAGTGCTCGCAGATACCCGGCCTGATCTGCAGATTATTGCGACTGGTTCTTCATCTTTTGATATGGCCCAATCTGTCAGCGAACCGCTGACCGGACGATCCCGCACCTTTATCCTGTATCCTTTTTCCCTGACCGAGATATCGCAGGAAACACATCCGGTTGATTGGGGTGCGCGGCTTAAAAACATCTTGCGTTTTGGTATGTACCCGGAGGTATACGGACAATCTGAGGAAATGGCCATCGAAGAACTGCGAGATATTGCAACCAACTATCTGTACAAGGATGTGCTGCAATTCAACCAGCTCAAACGCTCTGACCTGCTTTTCAAGCTGCTTCAGGCTCTGGCATTTCAGACAGGTCATGAAGTATCATACGGGGAGCTGGCCAAATTACTGGGCGAGAATCATCATACTGTCAGGAATTATATAGAACTTCTTGAGAAGAGTTTTGTGATTTTCCGTTTGAGTTCGTTCAGCCGGAACCTGCGTAAGGAACTTTCAAAATCATTCAAGGTCTACTTTAATGATAATGGAATTCGTAACAGCCTGATCAACAACTTCAACCCGCTTGAACTGCGTGATGACACCGGGGCACTTTGGGAGAACTTTTGCGTAACTGAGCGTATGAAGCTGTTGCACAATCAGCGCCGGTTTCCTAACCGGTTTTTTTGGCGGACCTATGACCGCAAGGAGATTGATTACATTGAGGAGGCCGGCGGAAAACTTGCAGCCGTTGAATTCAAATGGAATCCGGCGGCAAAAGTCAAAAAGCCGTCCGAATTTCTTAAGACGTACCCAAACAGCAGTTTTCAAGTTATCCACCGCGATAATTACCGCGATTTTTTGTTATGA